cgtcggggaattcggtgctggaagccttcccggtatacaggctcacgctcaaacgtttaggtaaaataattgctgttaagttcaatttcatgatatcaggatatcatggtagcagctaggaaattgataagtctgtgattaatattgaatgtccctccctgtgacatgctgggaaatcaattagcccggaatgaaattttacacagctacaattgggcattctaaatttcccagttcctcagttataAAGTTCCAtcagtataaaacttaaaaatggtttactttaaaatcagaaaagaaccaattcaccgttgctgttgagaaaagtgtatgccaggcaaaacaagttgcatctcggtagcctgaaagttaactgacaaaataatttgcctgtgtttaaattgacaaatataccaatacatcagtaacgtttcatgtttaaccggagaattcaGTAGGGAAGcggatgttcgaaggtgtaatgggtctgtaatagctgttgagttttattcctcagttatcgagttccataagtataaaacttaaaaatggattgctttaaaatcagaaaagaaccaattcaccgttgctgttgagaaaagtgtatgccaggcaaaacaagttgcatctcggtagcctgaaagttaactgacaactgaaataatttccctgtgtttaaattaacaaatacaccaatacatcagtaacgtttcatgtttaaccggagaattatgttcgaaggtgtaatagctattgagttttattcctcagttatcgagttccatgagtataaaacttaaaaatggtttgctttaaaatcagaaaagaaccaattcaccgttgctgttgagaaaagtgtgtgccacgcaaaacaagttatatctcggtagcctgaaagttaagaaataatttgcctgtgtttaaatgaacaaatacaccactacatcactaacgtttcatgtttaaccggagaattagggaagcagatgttcgaaggtgtaatagctgttgagttttattcctcagttatcgagttccatgagtataaaacttaaaaatggtttgctttaaaatcagaaaagaaccaattcaccgttgctgttgagaaagtGTGtgccacgcaaaacaagttatatctcggtagcctgaaagttaagaaataatttgcctgtgtttaaatgaaCAAATACACCACTACATCACTAACATTTCATGTTTAActggagaattagggaagcagatgttcgaaggtgtaatagctgttgagttttattcctcagttatcgagttccataagtataaaacttaaaaagggattgctttaaaatcagaaaagaaccaattcaccgttgctgttgagaaaagtgtatgccaggcaaaacaagttgcatctcggtagcctgaaagttaactgacaactgaaataatttccctgtgtttaaattaacaaatacaccaatacatcagtaacgtttcatgtttaaccggagaattatgttcgaaggtgtaatagctgttgagttttattcctcagttatcgagttccatgagtataaaacttaaaaatggtttgctttaaaatcagaaaagaaccaattcaccgttgctgttgagaaaagtgtgtgccacgcaaaacaagttatatctcggtagctTGAAAGTTacgaaataatttgcctgtgtttaaatgaacaaatacaccactacatcactaacgtttcatgtttaaccggagaattagggaagcagatgttcgaaggtgtaatagctattgagttttattcctcggttatcgagttccataagtataaaacttaaaaatggattgctttaaaatcagaaaagaaccaattcaccgttgctgttgagaaaagtgtatgccaggcaaaacaagttgcatctcggtagcctgaaagttaagaaataatttgcctgtgtttaaatgaacaaatacaccactacatcactaacgtttcatgtttaaccggagaattagggaagcagatgttcgaaggtgtaatagctattgagttttattcctcggttatcgagttccataagtataaaacttaaaaatggtttgctttaaaatcagaaaagaaccaattcaccgttgctgttgagaaaagtgtatgccaggcaaaacaagttgcatctcggtagcctgaaagttaagaaataatttgcctgtgtttaaattaacaaatacaccaatacatcactaacgtttcatgtttaactggagaattagggaagcggatgttcgaaggtgtaatagctgttgagttttattcctcagttatcgagttccataagtataaaacttaaaaatggattgctttaaaatcagaaaagaaccaattcaccgttgctgttgagaaaagtgtatgccaggcaaaacaagttgcatctcggtagcctgaaagttaactgacaactgaaataatttgcctgtgtttaaattaacaaatacaccaatacatcagtaacgtttcatgtttaaccggagaattatgttcgaaggtgtaatagctcttgagttttattcctcagttatcgagttccatgagtataaaacttaaaaatggtttgctttaaaatcagaaaagaaccaatgcaccgttgctgttgagaaaagtgtatgccaggcaaaaaaAGTTATATCTCGGAAgtctgaaagttaagaaatgaTTTGcatgtgtttaaattaacaaatacaccaatacatcactaacgtttcatgtttaactggagaattagggaagcggatgtttgaaggtgtaatagccgttgagttttattccttagttatcgagttccataagtatagaACTTAAAAATAGATTGCTTTAAatataaaatcagaaaagaaccaattcaccgttgctgttgagaagagtgtatgccaggcaaaacaagttgcatctcggtagcctgaaaggtaactgacaactgaaaaaattgcctgtgtttaaattaacaaatacaccaatacatcactaacgcgtttcatgtttaaccggagaattagggaagcagatgttcgaaggtgtaatagctgttgagttttattcctcagttatcgagttccataagtataaaacttaaaaatggattgctttaaaatcagaaaagaaccaattcaccgttgctgttgagaagagtgtatgccaggcaaaacaagttgcatctcggtagcctgaaagttaactgacaactgaaaaaattgcctgtgtttaaattaacaaatacaccaatacatcactaacgcgtttcatgtttaaccggagaattagggaagcagatgttcgaaggtgtaatagctgttgagttttattcctcagttatcgagttccataagtataaaacttaaaaatagattgctttaaaatcagaaaagaaccaattcaccgttgctgttgagaaaagtgtatgccgggcaaaacaagttgcatctcggtagcctgaaagttaagatataatttgcctgtgtttaaattaatttgaaataaagagaataaagaaataattttccattctttaattgcatgatgctggccgttgtaaaccgtgctttagaaaatatttcagattgatttcctgtgcctctggactattttgacacatcactcaaaattaatttaaagtaatttgagttatttgtcgtcattaaaactttatgacgaatTCGGCCCAACAAATATGTCGAGATTAAcatctctctctccctttgtctctcgctctgcctttttagtgtgagtcttgttacaactcccactgagattttggtaaattttttttacctaaacagcggggacccacattcctgacccaagttaagctcctcatgtaagaacaatagacgttctctcctttgggaaccaaactctatttttatgcatattccatgcatacattttgtattgttttgtacaccaatatggcagcCAAGTCACGtaagtgaaaaccatctatagtacGCTTATAAGTTGACAGAACAATTTAATAATTTCCCAGAGCTTACAACATAGCAAAATCATGGAATcttaattttgtttgatttaCATTTGCTCAGGTTCGCATGATTCAAAACAGTTATTGGAAAAGACCGATTGTAATACAACTTCGACGGGAGGTCCTATCGATCTCTGACCTTCGTTTTCCTGGTCTCAGGAAAACCCAAAGAAAAAGTAAGTATTGATGTAAGCAAGGTCAGAACAATTTAATATGATTTGTAGAAAATATTGTTGACCTCAAAATAGGATGAAGACAGCTAAGGCCGGGAATGACATCATCATCTCAGTCTCTTTCCATAGTTGTTGTGTGTATCATCCTTTAGCAATTTTGAAGCTGACATTCCATTTGACCCACAACATAATGCGAGTACAGTGCAAGATACTTCCGGAATTTGATGAATACCCAATGATAAGGGGTAACCTGGTCATGAGTTCAAGAATATTCTAGACTCCTTTCTTTTTAAAGTAGTCGAGCTTAAGATTTAAATGAAATCCTCAAAATGCGATCTCTTAATTTGAGGACAAACTTTAGCCTGCATGCACGTAAAAGGCTCAATGGCGATCTGGTGAAGAAATTCGAAATAAAATGCTCGTTTATGGCAAGGaaaaaatacggcgtaaaattgTGGATGAGAACGAGAATGAGAAAGTGATAAATCGCTAGGTGACATTTACAGTTTCCACGAGTTTTCCCAGGGAACTATTCGCTACCCAAAAATGCTATCTGAGCCATTTGAGTGCCAAAATGTGACTCTAGGAGGATTTCAGCTCCCAACCCTTCCCCCCGTCCCTTTCTTTCCTTGGTTATTTTGACTTCCTTCCTATCTTCCTGTAGACTCCAGTCAGTCAGTGATACCTCATTTTGGAAAACATTGGCACGCATGGCTTCCCAGTCGAGCAACATTAGCTCCCAGCAGCTGAGCCAATCAGACCAGTACACTGAACGGACTATGACGTTggttattattttcattattattagtgTTGGTATCATCGGTAATTCAATGGTCATAGCAGTGGTGAAGGCCATCCGTGGGATGAGATCAACAACCAACTATCTCCTGGTCAATATTGCTGTAGCAGATATTATTACGCTGCTCTTTACGATTGTACACTTAATTCTATCAAGGTTCTCGTCTCCATCTTCCTTCACAAGTGCTGCCTTAAATTTCCTTTGTAAATTCGTTTACACCAATAACGTGTCTTTGGTGTCGTTTTTAGTGACAGTGATGACACTGACGTTGTTAGCAATAGAAAGGTATCATGCCCTTGTGAAACCGCTGACATCATCTCGCAGACTAACTTCTGAAAGGATTGCCTGCGTTATTACAGGAATCTGGTCAGCCTCCTTTGCTCTCGTGACGCCACTATTCGCTACTACTAAACCTGACGATAAGGAAATCTGTAGCTATGGTGATGCAAGGGAGGGTATAGTAGTCTACATCTACTGTTTTGTAGTGATTCTTGCCCTTGTTCCTTTTACGATAATCATGTTTTGTTATTCGTTTATCATATATGGCATGTACATCAACAAAACCATCTTCAACAACAACGGAGAAAGACGAGCAACACGACAGGAAATCACAGAAAAGCGAAGATTGGTGTGGCTTTTGATAATTCTCACATTGATATTTTTTGTGGCTTTTATTCCTTACGGAATTTTGC
Above is a window of Montipora capricornis isolate CH-2021 chromosome 6, ASM3666992v2, whole genome shotgun sequence DNA encoding:
- the LOC138054584 gene encoding galanin receptor type 1-like, which gives rise to MASQSSNISSQQLSQSDQYTERTMTLVIIFIIISVGIIGNSMVIAVVKAIRGMRSTTNYLLVNIAVADIITLLFTIVHLILSRFSSPSSFTSAALNFLCKFVYTNNVSLVSFLVTVMTLTLLAIERYHALVKPLTSSRRLTSERIACVITGIWSASFALVTPLFATTKPDDKEICSYGDAREGIVVYIYCFVVILALVPFTIIMFCYSFIIYGMYINKTIFNNNGERRATRQEITEKRRLVWLLIILTLIFFVAFIPYGILLIMKYSEVNNAFIIDLHYATQYLALLSLAVNPFIYTFASSGYRRGYVFLLKKIACRNTTVNAIELREMQLRTSVRTM